One part of the Humulus lupulus chromosome 9, drHumLupu1.1, whole genome shotgun sequence genome encodes these proteins:
- the LOC133801699 gene encoding GDSL esterase/lipase At1g29670-like: MAMLEVVVVVMMITTLVMASSSNNIYANAIKSEPQVPCFFIFGDSLADNGNNNQLLTLAKVNYEPYGIDSPDGPTGRFTNGRTTVDILAELLGFEKYIPAFGSLNSSSNLMSGVNYASGAAGILSLSGKHMGDNIGLRKQVRNHRVLVSKIIETQRDKGLAKKYLNKCLYWVAMGNNDYINNYFMPWIYPYGNLYNPDQFADLLIQKYSSQIMKLYNNGARMVALSGLGQIGCTPNSISTYGATNGSTCVDYMNEAVQFFNKKLVTLVDKFNNDFVDAKFIYINSYGMGSGDPTQAGFKVWDVGCCSVNEVGQCKKLEKPCENRTEYVFWDSHHPTEASNLITAARIFKAYDSSDSYPMDLSSLIQSFGPKPY; encoded by the exons ATGGCTATGttggaggtggtggtggtggtgatgatGATCACTACTCTGGTCATGGCCTCATCATCAAATAATATCTATGCTAATGCAATCAAGTCTGAACCACAAGTTCCTTGCTTCTTCATATTTGGAGATTCTTTGGCTGATAATGGAAACAATAACCAGCTTCTCACTTTGGCTAAAGTCAACTATGAACCCTATGGGATTGACTCCCCAGATGGCCCAACTGGAAGATTCACCAATGGCCGAACCACTGTTGATATTTTAG CTGAGCTTCTGGGTTTTGAAAAGTACATTCCAGCCTTTGGTTCACTTAATAGTAGCTCCAATTTAATGAGTGGGGTCAATTATGCTTCTGGGGCAGCTGGAATTCTCTCACTTTCTGGGAAACATAtg GGTGACAATATTGGTCTGAGGAAACAAGTAAGGAATCACAGGGTTTTGGTGTCAAAAATTATTGAGACACAAAGGGACAAAGGACTAGCCAAAAAGTACTTAAACAAGTGCTTGTATTGGGTTGCAATGGGAAATAATGACTACATTAACAACTACTTCATGCCTTGGATTTACCCTTATGGAAATCTTTACAATCCTGATCAGTTTGCCGATCTTCTTATCCAAAAATACAGTAGCCAAATCATg aAATTGTACAATAATGGAGCAAGAATGGTTGCTTTGAGTGGACTAGGGCAGATTGGTTGCACTCCAAACTCGATATCGACTTATGGAGCAACCAATGGATCAACATGTGTAGATTACATGAACGAAGCTGTTCAATTCTTCAACAAAAAACTTGTAACACTCGTAGATAAATTCAACAATGATTTTGTTGATGCAAAGTTTATTTACATTAACTCTTACGGAATGGGGTCTGGAGATCCTACCCAAGCTG GGTTCAAAGTTTGGGATGTTGGGTGTTGTTCGGTGAATGAGGTTGGGCAATGTAAGAAGTTGGAAAAGCCATGTGAGAATAGGACTGAGTATGTGTTTTGGGACTCACATCATCCCACTGAGGCTTCCAACCTAATCACTGCTGCTAGAATCTTCAAAGCTTACGACTCATCAGACAGTTATCCCATGGATCTTAGTAGCCTAATTCAATCATTTGGGCCTAAACCCTATTAA